A portion of the Corallococcus silvisoli genome contains these proteins:
- a CDS encoding type VI secretion system membrane subunit TssM, with product MEVIKKLTAFIPPAWKPWVLLALALLALGVPLFLAWRAKRKAAASAAPAAPLPLARNRLRQVRQKFLAGLPLRHRVAVTDLPGVVVLGPAGAGKSRLIELDLDWKRQARQFLPSLLTDSLLQVYLGADVVAQEVSAQLLEDETPEAREALRRLWKDTFGHGQQALAVLVLDARWLAETPPDEVRRAAQLLRGKLNLLSEVREGALETRVCLTHLDEREGYGDFARLLRAHHVPLRFTLPPVGEEGKLSTLLKTHEQYLALGLTALPVESFERLERFYSEGHAPFEALARFVTALMEGQTLAYAPKLSTVSLSSADAQTRDPDVLSVSAEASTARAVRERYLHTHLRRAVLLGLACALPLGIAYGHFAWRLGQASTRVQRFEETVQRMRDQGQEVSGAVAQDQVLAAGQSLDTLWRAMSTWPLLRYSFTGAREDLRQRLARGIREAHIRPALEKCHRQPDTCRPEQVVYLLATLHGSRDEALGQLVLASLRTRPTWSFIPEASGPAPAADGATLDAARSWVSAVGLSEPLVADYVLMSDPPWKAPDTPEADWARWPFPEPLTLEAQLAPWQSHLRRLQDLLQNRSVEPHDLERLDADLEAIQDERRRLQSLLDDSARFSSLPRALELLAASEARVDTSRFRGIPSTLKTVAWMNDHREVLSNVLRMEEEAYLGVKAVQKMSVAELLVRDGLWLPGNGPAVLQVPVLQSTFEFRPKDGSRLLHQALLRYHEKTGRLPFGAVAAGEDGVAARGGAGLAADRLEFDTRLRPMVDEFTQRIKGSGLPVEEVSQRQEHVRRKVNQFAFQYRNRLFQRVSTYRFQALVPALLAEELARLTQPSSELVDMLRDVAQGVALEPLEGPFYESLRNAVAPFKPIATVMKPDESGNYAALNPYRALVAQMSDELNAVPRPGAVPPGATASLTGGPATPPAPNTGAARLPELLTPLGRLAFAMMLEDEASYLHKVDAWLDQQGLIGELRQPFRQPFLAVRELGQREIERTLERQWEDASGRFLRPLLGRYPFTADATQEVDPGDLEVLRRQDGAFWEFVTRVLAPVCEERGSEWVPRGALQSRLALPAGVLPTLGRLSRLARVLWDTEGRPRPLLLQVMPLPLPKAPTPGSFVTLGSLKCGKTTFLAYNQSPSWQEFPLAWWDQQTASLMVEVRAPADQSVQYASLEKSRSAWSCFRLLESSQATEDQHRQWSLRARGSAATDGAMDLRFGLKGEPWIPFREVPR from the coding sequence ATGGAGGTCATCAAGAAGCTGACGGCGTTCATCCCCCCCGCGTGGAAGCCCTGGGTGCTGCTGGCCCTGGCGCTCCTGGCGCTGGGCGTTCCGCTGTTCCTCGCCTGGCGTGCCAAGCGCAAGGCCGCGGCCTCGGCCGCGCCCGCCGCCCCCCTGCCCCTGGCGCGCAACCGCCTGCGTCAGGTCCGCCAGAAGTTCCTCGCCGGGCTGCCGTTGCGGCACCGGGTGGCGGTGACGGACCTGCCGGGCGTGGTGGTGCTGGGGCCCGCGGGCGCGGGCAAGTCGCGGCTCATCGAGCTGGACCTGGACTGGAAGCGGCAGGCGCGGCAGTTCCTGCCCAGCCTCCTCACGGACTCGCTGCTCCAGGTGTACCTGGGCGCGGACGTCGTGGCGCAGGAGGTGTCCGCGCAGTTGCTGGAGGACGAGACGCCCGAGGCTCGCGAGGCCCTCCGCCGGCTGTGGAAGGACACCTTCGGCCACGGCCAGCAAGCGCTGGCGGTGCTGGTGTTGGACGCGCGCTGGCTGGCGGAGACGCCGCCGGACGAGGTGCGCCGGGCGGCCCAGCTGCTGCGCGGCAAGCTCAACCTCCTGTCGGAGGTGCGCGAGGGCGCGCTGGAGACGCGCGTGTGCCTCACCCACCTGGATGAGCGGGAGGGCTACGGGGACTTCGCGCGGCTGCTGCGCGCGCACCACGTACCGCTGCGCTTCACGCTGCCCCCGGTCGGTGAGGAGGGCAAGCTGTCCACGCTGCTCAAGACGCACGAGCAGTACCTGGCGCTGGGCCTGACGGCGCTGCCGGTGGAGTCCTTCGAGCGGCTGGAGCGCTTCTACTCGGAGGGGCACGCGCCCTTCGAAGCGCTGGCGCGCTTCGTGACGGCGCTGATGGAGGGCCAGACGCTGGCGTACGCCCCCAAGCTCTCCACCGTGTCGCTGTCCTCCGCGGACGCGCAGACGCGCGACCCGGACGTGCTGTCCGTGTCCGCCGAGGCCAGCACGGCGCGCGCCGTGCGCGAGCGCTACCTGCACACGCACCTGCGCCGCGCGGTGCTGCTGGGGCTGGCGTGCGCGCTGCCCCTGGGGATCGCCTACGGGCACTTCGCGTGGCGGCTGGGGCAGGCGAGCACGCGCGTGCAGCGCTTCGAGGAGACGGTGCAGCGCATGCGCGACCAGGGCCAGGAGGTGTCCGGGGCCGTGGCGCAGGATCAGGTGCTCGCGGCGGGCCAGTCGCTGGACACGCTGTGGCGGGCCATGAGCACCTGGCCGCTCCTGCGCTACAGCTTCACGGGCGCGCGCGAGGATCTTCGCCAGCGTCTGGCGCGGGGCATCCGCGAGGCGCACATCCGGCCCGCGCTGGAGAAGTGCCACCGCCAGCCGGACACGTGCCGGCCGGAGCAGGTCGTCTACCTGCTGGCCACGCTGCACGGCTCACGGGACGAGGCGCTGGGGCAGCTCGTGCTGGCGAGCCTGCGCACCCGCCCCACCTGGAGCTTCATCCCGGAGGCCAGTGGACCGGCGCCCGCGGCGGATGGCGCGACCCTGGACGCGGCGCGCTCCTGGGTGTCGGCGGTGGGCCTGAGCGAGCCGCTGGTGGCCGACTACGTCCTCATGAGCGATCCGCCCTGGAAGGCGCCGGACACGCCCGAGGCGGACTGGGCCCGCTGGCCGTTCCCGGAGCCGCTCACCCTGGAGGCGCAGCTGGCCCCGTGGCAGTCGCACCTGCGGCGGCTGCAGGACCTGCTGCAGAACCGCTCCGTGGAGCCGCACGACCTGGAGCGTCTGGACGCGGACCTGGAGGCCATCCAGGACGAGCGCCGGCGGCTCCAGTCACTGCTGGACGACAGCGCGCGCTTCAGCAGCCTGCCGCGCGCGCTGGAGCTCCTGGCCGCCTCCGAGGCGCGGGTGGACACCAGCCGCTTCCGGGGCATCCCCTCCACGCTCAAGACGGTGGCGTGGATGAACGACCACCGCGAGGTGCTCTCCAACGTGCTGCGCATGGAGGAGGAGGCCTACCTGGGCGTGAAGGCGGTGCAGAAGATGAGCGTGGCGGAGCTGCTGGTCCGCGACGGCCTGTGGCTGCCGGGCAACGGGCCGGCGGTGCTCCAGGTGCCCGTGCTCCAGAGCACCTTCGAGTTCCGTCCCAAGGACGGCTCGCGGCTGCTGCACCAGGCGCTGCTGCGCTACCACGAGAAGACGGGGCGACTGCCCTTCGGCGCGGTGGCGGCGGGCGAGGACGGGGTCGCGGCGCGTGGAGGCGCGGGGCTCGCGGCGGACCGGCTGGAGTTCGATACGCGGCTGCGCCCGATGGTGGATGAGTTCACCCAGCGCATCAAGGGCTCGGGGCTGCCGGTGGAGGAGGTGTCGCAGCGCCAGGAGCACGTGCGCCGCAAGGTGAACCAGTTCGCGTTCCAGTACCGCAACCGCCTGTTCCAGCGCGTGTCCACCTACCGCTTCCAGGCGCTGGTGCCCGCGCTCCTGGCGGAGGAGCTGGCGCGCCTCACCCAGCCCTCCTCGGAGCTGGTGGACATGCTGCGCGACGTGGCCCAGGGCGTGGCGCTGGAGCCCCTGGAGGGCCCCTTCTACGAATCGCTGCGCAACGCGGTGGCGCCGTTCAAGCCCATCGCCACGGTGATGAAGCCGGACGAGAGCGGCAACTACGCGGCGCTCAATCCCTACCGCGCGCTGGTGGCCCAGATGTCGGACGAGCTGAACGCGGTGCCGCGTCCGGGCGCGGTGCCCCCGGGGGCGACCGCGTCGCTCACCGGCGGCCCGGCCACCCCTCCAGCGCCCAACACCGGCGCCGCGCGCCTGCCGGAGCTCCTGACGCCGCTGGGGCGTCTGGCGTTCGCGATGATGCTGGAGGACGAGGCGTCCTACCTGCACAAGGTGGACGCGTGGCTGGATCAACAGGGGCTCATCGGTGAGCTGCGCCAGCCCTTCCGCCAGCCGTTCCTCGCGGTGCGCGAGCTGGGGCAGCGGGAGATCGAACGGACCCTGGAGCGCCAGTGGGAGGACGCCTCCGGGCGCTTCCTGCGCCCGCTCCTGGGGCGCTACCCGTTCACGGCGGACGCGACGCAGGAGGTGGACCCAGGCGACCTGGAGGTCCTGCGCCGGCAGGACGGCGCCTTCTGGGAGTTCGTCACGCGGGTGCTGGCGCCGGTGTGCGAGGAGCGCGGCTCGGAGTGGGTGCCGCGCGGCGCGCTCCAGTCGCGGCTCGCGCTGCCCGCGGGCGTGTTGCCCACGCTGGGACGGCTGTCCCGGCTGGCCCGCGTGTTGTGGGACACGGAAGGACGGCCACGGCCGCTGCTGCTGCAGGTGATGCCGCTGCCGCTGCCCAAGGCGCCCACGCCGGGCAGCTTCGTGACGCTGGGCTCGCTCAAGTGCGGCAAGACGACCTTCCTGGCCTACAACCAGAGCCCGTCGTGGCAGGAGTTCCCCCTGGCCTGGTGGGATCAGCAGACGGCGTCGCTGATGGTGGAGGTGCGCGCGCCCGCGGACCAGTCAGTGCAGTACGCGTCGCTGGAGAAGTCGCGCTCGGCGTGGAGCTGCTTCCGGTTGCTGGAGTCTTCACAGGCCACGGAGGACCAGCACCGTCAGTGGTCGCTGCGCGCACGCGGGAGCGCGGCCACGGACGGGGCGATGGACCTCCGCTTCGGGCTCAAGGGTGAGCCCTGGATCCCGTTCCGCGAGGTGCCGCGATGA
- a CDS encoding DotU family type IV/VI secretion system protein, producing the protein MKLEHWQVVFTQYRQAQAVLETWLPSVVPGSGAASGLVGREGLRTLQEQLLEVVERLRAGLGAHAREEEVQDALKPFTYLVDERVLLRLADAEQPLWPLLQYRLFGEDGGGEAFYALADQRLDEPGSPALLFEMLHFCITAGFGGRYLGHTAKLREYQERLAARIVTPPPLPAPSAPGDGSGPLLYAFPARYYAISAASVLGLQAVLWWVTR; encoded by the coding sequence ATGAAGCTGGAGCACTGGCAGGTCGTCTTCACGCAGTACCGGCAGGCCCAGGCCGTGCTGGAGACGTGGCTGCCCTCCGTGGTGCCCGGCTCGGGCGCGGCCTCGGGGCTGGTGGGCCGCGAGGGGCTGCGGACGCTCCAGGAGCAGCTCCTGGAAGTGGTGGAGCGGCTGCGCGCGGGCCTGGGTGCGCACGCGCGGGAGGAGGAAGTGCAGGACGCGCTCAAGCCCTTCACGTACCTGGTGGACGAGCGGGTCCTCCTGCGGCTCGCGGACGCGGAGCAGCCCCTGTGGCCGCTGCTGCAGTACCGCCTCTTCGGCGAGGACGGCGGCGGCGAGGCCTTCTATGCGCTCGCGGATCAGCGGCTGGACGAGCCGGGTTCCCCCGCGCTCCTCTTCGAGATGCTGCACTTCTGCATCACCGCGGGCTTCGGCGGCCGCTACCTGGGCCACACCGCGAAGCTGCGCGAGTACCAGGAGCGGCTGGCGGCGCGCATCGTGACGCCCCCGCCCCTGCCCGCGCCCTCGGCGCCCGGAGACGGCTCCGGGCCGCTGCTCTACGCGTTTCCCGCCCGCTACTACGCCATCAGCGCCGCCAGCGTGCTGGGGCTGCAGGCCGTGCTGTGGTGGGTGACCCGGTGA
- the tssC gene encoding type VI secretion system contractile sheath large subunit: protein MPTANTPSSTTATTTAVADPPLDIPLFLSSVRLGAAPPARDPATQTDLMLVPDDATPEERFVSSLAAMVYNMDTDEGRFDKQTVQELVGTIDTLVADQLNAVLHAPEFQEVEAQWTALADLVRNTNFKANIELSLLDVSKEEAYSDLETNAADVAGSEFFKKLYVAEYDQYGGAPYGALVGLFEFANTPQDMLWLKTMGKIAAASHAPFVASVSPRFFGCDSMREVAQLRDVASLLDSPKYSAWNALRETDEASYVGLTLPRYIVRPPYNPETYPAPGMTFTEAVKGDKEEEYLWGNAAMLFARNLVRSFETSGWCQHIRGPRGGGLVAGLPVHLTHLRGEEEMKLPVEMSIPDFRELELANGGFIPLIHKKGSAEAVFFSVQSLKRAQVFEDPKDSENSQLVTNLAYTYSISRIAHYVKAIMRENIGSTAGAQYMQQQIERWISRYVTTLVNPDDLTLRYYPFKAYNLTVAEVPGKVGWFHCNLSVLPHIQFEGMNVDLRVDARLG, encoded by the coding sequence ATGCCCACCGCCAACACCCCGTCGTCCACCACCGCCACGACGACCGCCGTGGCCGACCCGCCCCTGGACATCCCGTTGTTCCTCTCCAGCGTCCGGCTGGGCGCCGCGCCGCCCGCGCGCGACCCCGCCACCCAGACGGACCTGATGCTGGTCCCCGACGACGCCACCCCCGAGGAGCGCTTCGTCTCCAGTCTGGCGGCCATGGTCTACAACATGGACACCGACGAGGGCCGCTTCGACAAGCAGACGGTGCAGGAGCTGGTGGGCACCATCGACACGCTGGTCGCGGATCAGCTGAACGCCGTGCTGCACGCGCCGGAGTTCCAGGAGGTGGAGGCGCAGTGGACGGCGCTCGCGGACCTGGTGCGCAACACCAACTTCAAGGCCAACATCGAGCTGAGCCTGCTGGACGTCTCCAAGGAGGAGGCGTACTCGGACCTGGAGACGAACGCGGCGGACGTCGCCGGTTCGGAGTTCTTCAAGAAGCTCTACGTCGCTGAGTACGACCAGTACGGCGGTGCCCCGTACGGCGCGCTGGTGGGCCTCTTCGAGTTCGCCAACACGCCGCAGGACATGCTGTGGCTCAAGACGATGGGGAAGATCGCCGCGGCCAGCCACGCGCCGTTCGTGGCCTCCGTGTCCCCGCGCTTCTTCGGCTGCGACAGCATGCGGGAGGTGGCCCAGCTGCGGGACGTGGCCAGCCTGCTGGACTCGCCCAAGTACTCCGCCTGGAACGCGCTGCGCGAAACGGACGAGGCCTCCTACGTGGGGCTCACGCTGCCGCGCTACATCGTCCGGCCCCCCTACAACCCGGAGACCTATCCCGCCCCGGGCATGACCTTCACGGAGGCCGTGAAGGGGGACAAGGAGGAGGAATACCTCTGGGGCAACGCGGCCATGCTGTTCGCCCGCAACCTGGTGCGCTCGTTCGAGACGTCCGGCTGGTGCCAGCACATCCGGGGCCCCCGCGGCGGCGGCCTGGTGGCGGGCCTGCCCGTGCACCTGACGCACCTGCGCGGCGAGGAGGAGATGAAGCTGCCCGTGGAGATGTCCATCCCGGACTTCCGCGAGCTGGAGCTGGCCAATGGCGGCTTCATCCCGCTCATCCACAAGAAGGGCTCCGCGGAGGCCGTCTTCTTCAGCGTCCAGTCCCTCAAGCGTGCCCAGGTGTTCGAGGACCCGAAGGACTCGGAGAACTCGCAGCTGGTCACCAACCTGGCCTACACGTACTCCATCAGCCGCATCGCGCACTACGTGAAGGCCATCATGCGCGAGAACATCGGCAGCACCGCGGGTGCGCAGTACATGCAGCAGCAGATCGAGCGCTGGATCTCCCGCTACGTCACCACGCTGGTGAATCCGGACGACCTCACGCTGCGCTACTACCCGTTCAAGGCCTACAACCTGACCGTGGCGGAAGTGCCCGGCAAGGTGGGCTGGTTCCACTGCAACCTCTCCGTCCTCCCGCACATCCAGTTCGAAGGCATGAACGTGGATCTCCGCGTGGATGCGCGGCTCGGCTGA
- the tssK gene encoding type VI secretion system baseplate subunit TssK — protein MNPDTLARVLWQEGQTLLPEHFRAQEESLSTEARRYAGLAGLPVVGVGALRFNDVLLDKGTVALEELSAVLPGGHLVEVPGNAEVTPLSLEESGRTKLTVYLHLLAVVEPREETPGPGEEAPPVVRAVRRLCLSLESVVDDAVSSLALAVFTRNAEGPWVLSGTHLPPLLRVGPHPFLTPLFEQLDGLLQQAQGQLRTSLREGLVRGDRLASARRALCEVRGLQVLRQDMRHGVQPPPYHLMQALRRLYFETCCYLEAEPDDALPAYEHDAPGPGLARWMELLTRGFRPQASPLSYRAFEFQDGHFRLTPLPRETPPPDDFYLLVRRQERDRPRSMEGVKIASPLRLPAVRRQALKGVPYRHVAYPSFPHSFDADIDWYQLTHQSEEWQSAQREDGLTFFATPALEGAQVLLYWRRA, from the coding sequence ATGAACCCAGACACCCTCGCGCGAGTCCTGTGGCAGGAAGGGCAGACCCTGCTGCCGGAGCACTTCCGCGCCCAGGAAGAATCCCTGTCGACAGAGGCCCGGCGTTACGCGGGGCTCGCGGGGCTGCCGGTGGTGGGCGTGGGGGCGCTGCGATTCAACGACGTGCTCCTGGACAAGGGCACCGTGGCGCTGGAGGAGCTGAGCGCCGTCCTCCCGGGTGGACACCTGGTGGAGGTGCCGGGCAACGCGGAGGTGACGCCGCTGTCGCTGGAGGAGTCGGGCCGCACGAAGCTGACGGTGTATCTGCACCTGCTGGCCGTCGTGGAGCCCCGGGAGGAAACGCCTGGGCCGGGCGAGGAGGCGCCCCCGGTGGTGCGCGCGGTGCGGCGGCTGTGTCTGTCCCTGGAGTCGGTGGTGGACGACGCCGTGAGCAGCCTGGCGCTGGCGGTCTTCACGCGGAACGCGGAGGGGCCCTGGGTCCTGTCGGGCACGCACCTGCCCCCGCTGCTACGGGTAGGGCCCCATCCCTTCCTCACGCCGCTGTTCGAGCAGCTGGACGGGCTGCTCCAGCAGGCCCAGGGACAGCTGCGGACCTCCCTGCGGGAAGGCCTGGTGCGCGGGGATCGGCTGGCCAGCGCGCGGCGGGCGCTCTGCGAGGTGCGGGGGCTCCAGGTGCTGCGCCAGGACATGCGCCACGGCGTGCAGCCGCCGCCCTACCACCTGATGCAGGCGCTGCGGCGGCTGTATTTCGAGACCTGCTGCTACCTGGAGGCGGAGCCGGACGACGCGCTGCCCGCGTATGAACATGACGCACCGGGCCCTGGGCTCGCGCGGTGGATGGAATTGCTCACGCGAGGCTTCCGTCCGCAGGCAAGCCCCCTGTCCTACCGCGCCTTTGAATTCCAGGATGGCCACTTCCGGCTGACGCCGCTGCCCCGGGAGACACCGCCGCCGGATGACTTCTACCTGCTGGTGCGCCGCCAGGAGCGCGACCGGCCCCGGTCCATGGAGGGCGTGAAGATCGCCAGCCCGCTGCGCCTGCCGGCGGTGCGCCGCCAGGCCCTCAAGGGCGTGCCGTACCGGCACGTGGCCTACCCCTCCTTTCCCCATTCCTTCGACGCGGACATCGACTGGTATCAGCTGACACACCAGAGCGAGGAATGGCAGTCCGCCCAGCGGGAGGACGGCCTCACCTTCTTCGCCACCCCTGCGCTGGAGGGCGCCCAGGTGCTCCTCTACTGGCGTCGGGCCTGA
- the tssB gene encoding type VI secretion system contractile sheath small subunit — translation MAITDEIPRSRITLTYRTQVNGTRADKALPFRLLVMGDFSRGTSADRKKDLDQREIRNLDGKNLNQVIQNMGMTLNFSVPNRVDKKDPVDGSAPAPLEVNIKLDSMKSFSPVEVARQVPKINALLTLRKLLLELQGNLDNRKEFRQLVRQLAQNPQAVAKLKTELAAFQSLGLPKKLAATNPTPPTT, via the coding sequence ATGGCCATCACCGACGAAATTCCCAGATCACGCATCACGCTGACCTACCGCACCCAGGTGAATGGCACCCGGGCGGACAAGGCGCTTCCGTTCCGGCTGCTGGTGATGGGGGACTTCTCCCGGGGCACCTCCGCTGACCGCAAGAAGGACCTGGATCAGCGGGAGATCCGCAACCTGGACGGCAAGAACCTGAACCAGGTCATCCAGAACATGGGGATGACGCTGAACTTCAGCGTGCCCAACCGCGTGGACAAGAAGGACCCCGTGGACGGCTCGGCGCCCGCGCCGCTGGAGGTCAACATCAAGCTGGACTCGATGAAGTCCTTCAGCCCGGTGGAGGTGGCTCGCCAGGTGCCGAAGATCAACGCGCTGCTCACGCTGCGCAAGCTGTTGCTGGAGCTCCAGGGCAACCTGGACAACCGCAAGGAGTTCCGCCAGCTGGTGCGCCAGCTGGCGCAGAACCCGCAGGCCGTGGCGAAGCTGAAGACGGAGCTGGCCGCGTTCCAGTCGCTGGGCCTGCCCAAGAAGCTGGCCGCGACGAACCCCACGCCTCCGACGACGTGA